AACCGAACTGATGATTGTTTATCTTGATGATTTAAATCAACCGGTATGGGGGCCAGATCCGCGGAATCCGTTTGGTTGGAAAATGAAGACCAGGGAACTGGACTTCGAGTTGGAGGATGCGTTCGGGAATAACAATATGCTGATATTAGATTGACTTGAAATAAGGAGATTTTCATTATGCCACTGCCTCTGCTTGCAATCTTTGGAGCCTCGCTGGTCATTGGGACTTTGGTGGTTGTTGCTCTCTTGAAGTGGAAAGAAATCGTCAACTGGTTTCGCAACAAGGGAACGTTGAAACAAAGTGACAAGGATAACATTGCTGTCATGGTTAAAACTCAGTTAGCCTCAGGGCATGTTCGCGAAATTCACGGCATTTTCAACACCAGAACCGAAGAGGTTCTGGATGGGCAGCAGTTCGAAGCGAAAGAACTTGATCAAGAACTGCAGGAAGTGTTCGGTAAAGAGGATGTCGTTGTTTTATCATAAGCAATTAATTGGAATGCAAAATGTTGCCTTTAATCGTAGCCCTTGCTGCCGTTACGGTTGCCTGTGTCGTTTTTATGTTGAAATTCGGAATGGTGAAAAAATGGTTCAATCAGAATCAGAAAATCACCAATCCGAATGCCGTAAATGTTCTATTAAAACAAAAACTCAAATCTGGGGAGTATAAAACAATAGGTGGGATTTTTGACACACAAACAGAAAATATCCTTTCGGCAACAGCATGGCAATCTCAAAAATTGGATGATGAACTTAATAAACTGGAACGAGTTTCTGTCTTACGAAATTTAAATTAAGATTCATGAAAGATTGCAGAAGATGGACAAAGTACAGATTTGGGGAATTCCATCAAATTTGCCTACAGATAAAGCCGCGGTGTTTCGTTCCAGATTACTTTTGGCCTATAACGATATCCGGCCCTTGTTATCGGAGCCTCTTCCAATTATTTCCATCGGCGATATCAGGCAGAAACAACAGCCAGAGGCCTCTCCTTCCGGAGAAAAAAAAAGTATATCCGATCCTTCTGATATCCGTTATCTTCCACAAGAACCTTTGTATTCATTCAAACAATTGATTCTTCCCGAAGAAACCTTGAACGCAATCAGAAACGCAATCGAACTTTTAAAGGTTGAAAAAACAGTTTTTGATGATTGGGGGCTGCGGACGATTGAACCTAATCCTCGGGTGGCACTGAATTTTTATGGCCCCCCGGGAACGGGAAAAACTTTGGCTGCCCACGCCATTGCTGATTATTTGCATAAAACCATTCTCATTGCCAGTTATGCTGAAATTGAGAGCAAGTATCATGGAGATGGGCCCAAAAATGTCAAAGCGATTTTCGCTGCCGCAGAAAAGCAAGATGCCATTCTCTTTATCGATGAAGCTGATTCGTTGTTGTCTAAACGCCTGTTGAATGTTACTCAAGGTTCAGAACAGGCAATTAATTCAATGCGAAGCCAGTTGCTGATCTGTCTGGAACAGTTTCACGGAACCGTTATTTTTGCAACAAATTTAATTGAAAACTACGATAAGGCATTTGAAACTCGTATCCAGCATATCGCTTTCAAAATGCCGGATATATTCTGTCGCGAAAAGATCTGGCAAGCGCATTTGCTTCCCCAATTGCCTCTGGCTCCAGAACTTTCTTGTACTGACTTGGCCCAGGCAGTCGAAGACGTTTGTGGTCGTGACATAAAAAATGCTGTCATCAGAACTGCCGTTCAGGCAGCAATACGTCATACCCTTATTACTCAACAAGATTTGATAAATACGATAAAAAATATCAAAGCGGCAAGGATTTCTGTTATCGGCAATAATGGCAATTTAAGTCAGGAAGACAAAAACCTGCTTCTTGAAAAGGCCAAACAGGCATTGATGCATAGTTCAGCAACTACGAAGGAGGATACTCATGGGAGATAATGTAACGAAAACAGAAAAAGCTGCGGGGTGTGGCTGTTTCATCGGTCTGGCCATTGGTGTTGTACTTTCTTTACTTGCCATAATTGGGGGAAATATGAGAGATCCCCGACCATTACTATTTTTCATCCCTTTGTTAGGACTATTTTGTGCCAGTATTCCCCTGGCAATCTTCAGTCCGGAAAAAGGAGTTCGTGGTTGTGCCGGTTGCATCTGTTATCCGATATTTATTATTGTTGCTCTGGCGGCTTTTTTCAATAACGCGATGTCTGTATTCTGGGGTGTGATTATTGCTATTGTGATTTTGCTGTTATTAAATCTGGGCCGAATTTGCTATGAAAAGGAACAAAAAGCAAAAGACAGACAAATTGCCAATAAATTTGAAGCGGCATTATCAAAACAGTGCAGCGATCTCTTTCCGGATGAATACCCTGCTGATAACTCGAAAAAGTAAAAAACATTGAATTTAATTTCACACGAAATAAAACAGAAAGGGAAAATGCAATGAAATCCACTAGTACAGAGAATCCCATTTCATCAGAGGTGGTTTCCGATAAGTTTGACATGAGTACAATTCGTTCGGCGCCTCCACAACCAAAACTTTGGAAGCAAATAGTTTTTCTATATTTTCTTACCGGCTTCGGCATTATATTCCCTATTTTACTGGTTGTTCGTATTCTTTCTGAGAATCATGATTTTACGATAAGCATTGGAAGAGCAATAATTGTATTTGGAGTTCCCATATGCCTTGTAATTGCATTAATTAAGCTATGGTTCTCGGTCGATATCATAAAAAAACAATTAGGTGTGAAATTACTTGATAAAGATACGACCAATCCTAAGGAACTGTGGTTGATCGATCTAATTACAGCTCTTTCTAAAAAAGCGAATCTTCCCAATGTACCATTGATCGGTATTTATGAATCAGGGGAACTGAATGCCTTTGCCGCCGGACCGACTCGTTCCCGGGCAATGGTGGCATTTTCTTCTGGTATTTTAGAACAAATGGAACAACCGCAACTAGCTGCCGTTGCCGCTCATGAAGTTGGCCATATAGCCAGCGGAGATATGCTGTCCATGCAAATAGTTCAAGGTGTTATTTGGGGAAGCGCCTTGATTGGAAATCTCGTTGGAAACTCAATTAAAATGTTCTTTGAACAAACAAGGACCAAGAAAAGCGAATACAAGGGCTTTGAAAAACTTGATCAACAAATGAAAGATCTCAAGTACGATTTCTTTGGTGAAAACATTCTAGGGACCTGCATCACATCGTTTGGCAATAT
The Victivallis lenta DNA segment above includes these coding regions:
- a CDS encoding M48 family metalloprotease, which encodes MKSTSTENPISSEVVSDKFDMSTIRSAPPQPKLWKQIVFLYFLTGFGIIFPILLVVRILSENHDFTISIGRAIIVFGVPICLVIALIKLWFSVDIIKKQLGVKLLDKDTTNPKELWLIDLITALSKKANLPNVPLIGIYESGELNAFAAGPTRSRAMVAFSSGILEQMEQPQLAAVAAHEVGHIASGDMLSMQIVQGVIWGSALIGNLVGNSIKMFFEQTRTKKSEYKGFEKLDQQMKDLKYDFFGENILGTCITSFGNIVSLAFSRHREFKADNFSATMTSPLLMSSALQYLLNDQKAGTTTQANSPYAALMISAPEGWADWLSTHPSLERRIEHLKSFQADVLHVPEAIVPEQKK
- a CDS encoding ATP-binding protein; translation: MDKVQIWGIPSNLPTDKAAVFRSRLLLAYNDIRPLLSEPLPIISIGDIRQKQQPEASPSGEKKSISDPSDIRYLPQEPLYSFKQLILPEETLNAIRNAIELLKVEKTVFDDWGLRTIEPNPRVALNFYGPPGTGKTLAAHAIADYLHKTILIASYAEIESKYHGDGPKNVKAIFAAAEKQDAILFIDEADSLLSKRLLNVTQGSEQAINSMRSQLLICLEQFHGTVIFATNLIENYDKAFETRIQHIAFKMPDIFCREKIWQAHLLPQLPLAPELSCTDLAQAVEDVCGRDIKNAVIRTAVQAAIRHTLITQQDLINTIKNIKAARISVIGNNGNLSQEDKNLLLEKAKQALMHSSATTKEDTHGR